The genome window AGCTGGGGTTTATAATAAATGGTACTCCTATCCCACAAGCAACTGCCACCAAGACGTATTGAATGCATGAACACCCCAATGCGCTGAAAATATCATAGTCCTGCCTTTACCATCTGCCATTTCAAACAGTTCACCTAGATAATGATATTAATGGGAGTGGATGCAATTTATGTACACCAATGAAATGCCTTGCTAGCTGCACTTCTTGTTCTACTTACTATACATCATTAGCTACTGTCTAGATATTGTTTACACTAACCAATCCCAACAATATTGCATTGTAGCATTCCAAAATTAAGGTGTGATCTCTTTTGCATGCCATTTCTGcagctttatatatataacattctTGGTTCTTTCAACTCTGTTGTCATCCAGTCAAATTCACAACTAGTTCATTTCTCAGTTCTCACACAATTCCCATTTTTTATCTTCTTTACACTTGTTGAAATGTTCATTGTTTAGAGATTTTTGACAAAGGGTATATTTGTGGAAGATCATAGAGAAGCAGTCATGTCAAGTTCAACAGATGATGTGATGATGGAAATAGAGGCTCATAGGCCTCAAGGGAATGGAATGGTGGTGGGGGGATTGAGTCCTTTGAGTGAAACTCTGtggaaagaaaaaacaaatacaGAGTTTATTGGGGATGTCTCGGCGAGATTGGCTTGGAAGGATCTGACTGTTATGGTGACTCTTGGTAATGGGGAGACTCAGAATGTTTTGGAAGGCCTTACTGGCTATGCTGAGCCTGGGACTTTTACTGCTCTTATGGGCCCTTCTGGTTCTGGGAAATCTACTCTGTTGGATTCTCTGGCTAGCCGCCTTGCGGCGAATGCTTTTCTTTCTGGGGATATTTATCTTAATGGTCGAAAACAAAGCCTCTCCTTTGGAACTGCTGTGAGTTATCTTGATCTTCTCTTGCTTTTTTTTTACAGCTTATGAATTTTTAAGGACATGTCTTAGAAAACAATACTTGTTTTTGATGGAACAATACCTTCAGATGCACAAAGTGAATCAgcatttttttctaattttgttttaGTTGGATTATGAAATCAATCTTTTGTCTttatatgttttgtttgataGCAAGAAACAGTGTGATGTGTAAATGTTTGTCCTATTGTGTTTCTTTTCTGAGTAGATCTTAGTTTTTAGGTTAAATCatcatcagaagctgcaatATCTTTTACTCTTTTTTCTCTAACGTAATTAAGGAGTTTTCTTTTCATCATAAATAATTCAGGCATATGTGACTCAAGATGATAACTTGATTGGTACTCTTACGGTTCGTGAAACAATTTCATATTCAGCTAGACTTCGTCTGCCTGATAAAATGCCTTGGGACGAGAAACGATCACTGGTTGAAAGTACTATTATAGAGATGGGACTTCAAGATTGTGCAGACACTGTTATTGGAAACTGGCACTTGCGCGGGATAAGTGGAGGTGAGAAGAGGAGAGTTAGCATTGCTATTGAAATCCTCATGAGGCCTCGATTGCTGTTTCTTGATGAGCCAACAAGTGGACTTGATAGGTAAAGATATTGTCTGCAAGATCCTTCTTTGACATCATAATTCTCTGTCCATTGTCTCGGATACTCATAAATAAGGAACTTTGTTACATGCATATTAAATGTTCATCTATTATATGTTGTTGGCAGTGCTTCGGCATTTTTTGTGACTCAGACCTTAAGATCTCTATCTAGAGATGGAAGGACTGTCATAGCCTCTATTCATCAGCCAAGCAGTGAAGTGTTTGAGCTTTTTGATCGCCTGTACTTGCTTTCCAGCGGAAAGACTATTTATTTTGGCCAGGCTTCAGAAGCATATGAGGCAAGTTTGGTCTTTAACTTAACtattacttttttaactttCAGATGTATTAAGAATAGCAATGTTGAAAGTTGATGTAGTTACTATTTTATAAAGACAAACTGTTTTGATGAGTGTGTGTGCAATTTTGCAGTTCTTTGCACAAGCTGGTTTCCCCTGTCCTGCCCTGAGAAACCCGTCTGATCATTTTCTGAGATGCATCAACTCTGATTTTGACAAAGTAAAGGCTTCCCTAAAAGGATCTATGAAACTCAGGGTActaaattttacattttactCCTCTTAATTTGGTATATCTTACCAGTTCCATGCATAATGATGATTTTAGCTTTCTGGTTTTGGAAATATTTCCGTATTAATATGTCCTTGTGTTACGATCTAGCAGTTTCATTAGAACCAGTTACATGTATTTGCAAAACTGATAAAACTTATATATGGTAACTTATTATCAGTTTGAGGGAACTGATGACCCTTTGGACAAGACAACGACAGCTGAGGCTATTCGAACTCTTACAGAGTTCTATCGCACATCTCAGTTCTCTTATTTAGCAAGAGAAAAAGTTGAGGAGATGTCTAAACTTGTAAGCATCCTTTTTCCAAAAATTCGATTGAgttgattttttttctcatgTGTATATGCGCAGCATAAGAAAGATGATTATCtagataattaaatatattcgtATTTGTTGCACAGAAAGGGACAGTGCTAGATTCAGGAGGCAGTCATGCCAGTTTCTCTATGCAGGCTTTTACACTAACCAAGCGTTCATTTGTCAATATGTCGCGGGACTTTGGTTATTACTGGCTGAGGCTAGTAATCTATGTTGTGGTCACAATCTGCATCGGGACAATTTATTTGAATGTTGGGACTAGTTACACTGCCATTCTGGTATTTCCTTTTATATTCACTCTTCACAAGTTTTTTCATGTACATTCAGTAAAGTAAAGTTTTTGCATGTCCATCATGATTCTATATGTTTGAAGTTTTTACATATTTAGTCTGCTTTCCTGATATGTTGATTTAGGCAAGAGGAGCCTGTGCCTCTtttgtgtttggatttgtcacATTCATGTCCATTGGTGGTTTTCCGTCTTTTGTTGAAGATATGAAGGTGATCATTGTCATATTTGTAGTGTGCTTATAACAGAGCCTTGATGAGCCAATTTAGTGACCTGTTTTGCTGTTGACACTGTATACTTAAAACAGGTGTTTCAAAGAGAAAGAATGAATGGACACTATGGGGTGGTTGCATTTGTGATCAGCAACACTGTATCCGCGATGCCATTCCTGATAATGATTACATTTATCTCTGGAACCATCTGCTATTACATGGTCCATCTGCATTCTGGATTCAGTCATTATATCTTCTTCGTGCTGTGCCTCTACGCAAGTGTCACTGTGGTAGAGAGTCTCATGATGGCTATTGCAAGCATCGTTCCCAACTTCCTCATGGGAATCATCACAGGGGCTGGAATTCAGGTAGTTTTCTGACcacaaaaaaatatacttaCTAAAATAAGATCCTAAAGTTATCATCATGAAgttaggtactgtttggggttgctgttgcagacagcaacaacagctttttgctaaaaagcaggtgaaaaactgtttggtaaatcgaaaagcagctgaaaagctgctgttagaaaaagcaggtcctcccatgcttttggaaaaagctgcttttcagcttttgcagaatgctgttatagatttcattataaaacctcaccaaaaacattattttttttaatattataactcaaaataagtaatatcaaaaaattaccaaacagttatctgatttctacaacagcacttattttaccagcactttttctgacagcacagcaatttttaacagcactcccaaacagacccttaatGGTTACTTTCATTTTCTTGTCCCAAAATATAGGGAATCTTCATGCTAGTATCCGGATACTTCAGACTTCCGAATGACATTCCAAAGCCAGTTTGGAGATATCCAATGTCTTACATCAGTTTTCACTTCTGGGCTCTTCAGGTAGTCACTAATTTACCTTGTcccagagctgcagtcctttcaTGCTAACATTTATACCACCTTAAAAGTTTTATAGCTGGATCTTGTTTAGAGACCGGACTAGTAATCCATAATGTGTTAGAAAACAATGGTACAAAATTGAACTAATGCATCATACAATTGCTACTGCTATACAGGGACAGTACCAGAATGATCTAAAAGGACTAGTATTCGACAACGACACCCCTGATAAACCAAAAATCCCCGGAGAATATGTGCTGGAATACTTTTTCCAAATCAATGTGCATCGATCAAAATGGGTAGACCTCAGTGTCATCTTCTCTATGATTGTGATTTACCGCATCATATTCTTCTTGATGATCAAGATGAACGAAGACTTCACTCCTTGGCTAAGAGGCTATATGGCGAGACGGACGATACTACAGAAGAAGGGAAACTCGATCACCAATGTGGCTCCCTATGGTCTTACTCAATCACCTTCACTGCGGAATTTTGCAGACAATAAATCAACAGGAAGTGGCAGGCGTAGGCAACCACAACCACCAAGACGCATTTGAAGACCATTGTTGTGATAATCTGATTTCATGCTTTTGTGTTTATTACTACTAAGAAAGTTTCAACAATGTTTCAAGAAAGTATCATTGTATTTAGCAGTTTATTACAATATCGTAAAACTTAAGTACAGCTCAAATGATTTTAAGCCAGAATTCCACGCTTTCATGGTTACAAACCCATGGGTATAATGCTTTATAAATTTGGATTGTGGGTTGTTCTCAAATgtccaagttttttttttttttttttgtctcgtGTGATCACTTGGGTTCTTGTTATACAAGAggaattattattacttgggagATTCCCATCAATAATTAGCTTCTGATATCAAGAATTAGCTCACAAATTCCGTATTTTGCTCCTCACTAATCTTGACAAGAGAAAATGATTTTCCCATTTCTTTGATCCATGATTTGGCTTTTACAGGGTCTACCGTAGCCTTGAATTTTGGAAGTTGTACaacttgaaaagatttgaaatgtTACTCCTATTAGAGTTCGTCTTTGTTGTTGTTCTATTGCTGTTGTTTGCTGTTAAAGTATTTGTAGAATCTATGCCACTATAGAGTCCACATGAATCTGACCTCGATTTTCAGAATTTCTTTCCACTGTTATTGTTGTGGGAGTAGTTGAGTCTTAAATCATTCTGAATATCAAAGATTTATTAAATCCTCATACATTGACCATAAATAAAAAAGGTTAATCTTTTGAAATACCATAAATCTATCCTGACTATACGTAACATAGGACTCCAACAAATGTCCTCCTAGCTAGTCCCCACATAGAGCTCTCAACTGTGTCAACATCCATGTCACCAACCTCATGAGTCTACGGGCCTCATCAAGCGGATCCATACCCATAGGCTCATCGCGCAATCGCCTGTTAGCTATCTGTTCTATAGTCCTCACTCTAGCTTCCCATTCAGCATGGGTCATAGTCACTCGGTTTCCTCTTTCAACAGCCACTCTATCCATCAAAGCTCGAAACTCTGCAGAATCCCTACCTAAAGGGTCACGGGATCCCGAAGAAGAATCGGGTATAGGCCTAAGTAGATCTGAGGGTCCGACTGAAATACAGGCGGATTCGGAAACAGACATCCTAGGTACATGTGCACTCTCATTGGAATCATCTAACTCGGTGCCAAACTCAGACTCAGAAGTGTCAGAGACAGGCGGGGGTGGTGTCTGAGGCCTTCCATCACCATCCATAGCAATCTGCAAAATACAatgatataacatatataataaaagggTTATCTTAAATCTATCATCACTCCGAACTTACTTCCCTAACTGTCCAAACTATATCTGATAATCTGACTAACCCTAAAtgagtttcttttatattatccATGCTCCATCGATCTCGTTTATTTGATTAACCCTTGCTTGTTTTAGTGACCAAAACATGTGGTTCTGATACCAACTTATGACACATTTCCAATCCGGAGCCTAGATTGGTAAGTCACGTAACCGGAAAATCATGcaaaacataaatataattttttgaccCCAACTTACCTTTGAcctatcacaaattatgataTGAAACAAACGAAACTATATATTTCTACAACTCAAAAGACGGTTAAAAACATAACTCTGATTTAGAGTTACACTTATAACTTGGATAATTTACATAATTTAATCCTTACATAATTCCAACTCCAATACTACTGCTTTCACACAACATCTATCTAAGACGATGAACCAAAAAAATAACCAAACATATAGCGAAATGAACTATTCTTTCGAGCGAAAAACTTGATTCGCACTATCTTCACACTTAGGTGTTAgggttagatgataaaacatGAGCTAGATATGCTCGACAAGTAACCaatataattcaagaaaataagCTAAGGTTTAAGAGAATACTATTGAGTGACAAACAAGGTAGGGAAATATGTTTGTCTAACTTAGTTAACTTCAATGTTTTAGAAGAAAAATAATTAGTCTGAAAATCATTTTGGGTtccaaaatatttgatttactcttcaaaaacaattttatcaaaaacttTATTCTTTGATATCAATGTCACAGTACATCATATAAATCTAATAACATTTACtttcaaagaaattttaaagaaaatattattattattggatCCTTTCTCGACATTTCTAGATCATACGGGTGATCAGCCACGTAGGTACCTATGACATAAATTCCTTTCGGACATTAATTGGGGCACCCAATTAGGCAACTCGTTGGTCTTTTACACTGGACT of Daucus carota subsp. sativus chromosome 3, DH1 v3.0, whole genome shotgun sequence contains these proteins:
- the LOC108214607 gene encoding ABC transporter G family member 11 is translated as MSSSTDDVMMEIEAHRPQGNGMVVGGLSPLSETLWKEKTNTEFIGDVSARLAWKDLTVMVTLGNGETQNVLEGLTGYAEPGTFTALMGPSGSGKSTLLDSLASRLAANAFLSGDIYLNGRKQSLSFGTAAYVTQDDNLIGTLTVRETISYSARLRLPDKMPWDEKRSLVESTIIEMGLQDCADTVIGNWHLRGISGGEKRRVSIAIEILMRPRLLFLDEPTSGLDSASAFFVTQTLRSLSRDGRTVIASIHQPSSEVFELFDRLYLLSSGKTIYFGQASEAYEFFAQAGFPCPALRNPSDHFLRCINSDFDKVKASLKGSMKLRFEGTDDPLDKTTTAEAIRTLTEFYRTSQFSYLAREKVEEMSKLKGTVLDSGGSHASFSMQAFTLTKRSFVNMSRDFGYYWLRLVIYVVVTICIGTIYLNVGTSYTAILARGACASFVFGFVTFMSIGGFPSFVEDMKVFQRERMNGHYGVVAFVISNTVSAMPFLIMITFISGTICYYMVHLHSGFSHYIFFVLCLYASVTVVESLMMAIASIVPNFLMGIITGAGIQGIFMLVSGYFRLPNDIPKPVWRYPMSYISFHFWALQGQYQNDLKGLVFDNDTPDKPKIPGEYVLEYFFQINVHRSKWVDLSVIFSMIVIYRIIFFLMIKMNEDFTPWLRGYMARRTILQKKGNSITNVAPYGLTQSPSLRNFADNKSTGSGRRRQPQPPRRI